DNA from Lates calcarifer isolate ASB-BC8 linkage group LG14, TLL_Latcal_v3, whole genome shotgun sequence:
cataGAAGGAAATGAAGCTACAGCAGTGaaatcagtctgaacacaggCTGTTAGTGCAGGAGTTTATAAACAATCAGACTTCAAACAGGTTTATTCACATTTAATCAACTGAACAATACATTTATtgttaattatcattattttttaaccaAATCACTGAAACAAATTGAGTCTGAAGAACTAAATCTTGATGACCTGAGCTGTGGTCACATGACcaacattgtgtgtgttgttctggTTCAGTTTATCTGGTGTTGATGTGAACTGAAgattgtgtttcctctccaggtCTGTCTGACTGCGATGAACCCAGGAAGCTGCTCAGCAGGAAAACTTTGTCTTCACCTGCTCGAACATGTTCCTGCACCTGGAGAAGAGTTCGTGGATCCTAATGACTGACAGAAGATACAGACTCAGGGACAGGTCAGAGACTTCAGTCTGGTTTATGAAAGGTTTGATTATCTTCTGTCAACTTTAACCGTCCTCTAATAAAACCTGTTTCCTCCCAGGGACAAGATGATCTGGATCGTTGTGCTCCTCAGCCTCACCTCCTCTGTCCGTGGTCAGTAGAGCTGCAACTAGCAATGATTTCATTATCAATTGATTTGTTGATCAGTGAAAAATCTTCCCCTGATTCCAAAGTGACGTCTGTAAACGTCTTGTTTAATTgaccaaaactgaaaaatatttcatcCACTGTTTCTAAATTCCAAagaaaatctgcagaaatgagaagctggaaccagaaaatatttggcACCAACtcataaaaaatgactgaaaccaTCAATCACGTGTTAAAATAGTTGATGATTGCAGCTGACACTGTAAATTTGAGCCATTCTCAGTTCAGAAGGTTACATaatgtccctctctctcctctacagGGATATTTAAGAGAAAGACCTTCTATCAGGCTGAGGAGAACGATAACGTCACCATCAGATGGGACGTTCACACCAAAACCGACATGTCTCTCACCAActtagtttgtgttttccagtcaGATATTCAGAAGGGTTTCTATCAGATGATAGACGGGGCTGAGGTCCCAGAGTCTCAGCACCAGCAGTTTGCAGGACGGGTCCACTGTGACAGAGATGGTCTTAGAGAGGGACAGATCAGACTCCACGTGTCCGGGATCACAGCCGAAGACTCGGGGAGGTACTGGTGTGACCTGGCTGTGAATTATGACAGGACCATGAATCGATGGGTGCTCAGGGCCTCAGGTGAGTGGACTGGACTTGTAGTACCACCTGCAGGACTGGATTGGAGCCACAAAACTAACTCATGTTTCCGTCCTCAGAAATGTTTGTTCTGAACGTGAGTCGGACCTCTGGAGGAGACAATGCACCAAAGACTGAACCGCCAAGTCATGGAGGTGAGATGAGGggctgttaccatggtaaccagtGTATTGACCTTGCTGAAGGTTCATTAAAGTTCACCATCACTGACTGGATGTGCTGTATCTGTACTGTATACTCAAACACTGGTGTGCTGTCTCCATGCAGGTTCCCGAAACCCAAAAGGAAACCCAGTTAAGGAACAGGTTTTTCTGGCTGTTTTTATCCTGTTTCAAACTGTAACAGTCGTGGCAGCTTTTGTAAAATTACTCAAAACCCCACAACGGAAAGGTATTTCTACTTTCTTGATTTGAATTTTAACTAGGGCTGTCAAAGTTGACGTGATGATAATGCGCTAACGCAACTTCCTTCTTCCGTTTCTTGTTGATAAGACTATTAAAAACGTGTATAATATCGCTTTAAGGTACATTtagaacagataaaaaaaagtgtgtgattAATTTGCGATTAACGTGTTTTAACTATTGACAATCATGCAATTAGTAGTGATGAAATactttttaactttaaatgtgtctgtgtttcatctCCACTGACTGTTGTCTTCTATCAATCATACAGATCAAAACCAAGATGAAACTTGTGGCACCGAGTCTTCGACTGTTCAGCAAAGAGATGAAGTTAATGTCGACATTCCTGACCACTCCAGTCGTGAATAAACATGAAGGGAATTATGGGATGGAGGGACAACCctgcttcacctcctctctgtccaggtCCTGTCCATTAAATCCTGCCTTGATCAGAGAGTTTGCAGAGTTTGtacagttgtttattttctttcttaatcagttaaacagcagctttacCATGAAACATCAGCTTCACTTGTTCACTCTGATGTACAGACTTCAAACAGCTAACAAGTCGATCACTGCACTGAAACAAGCTGCTGATCTATAAAGTTTGTACATATTGTGtctatttcagacatttaataaTGTACATAATagattattttatatatattaaaatatatatttttacatgtaaTTCATATTGTATTAATATGTATTTCATACATGTAATACTAGCAATACATGTCTTGTTTATAATTTGTATATATTGTTCtgtttatatcttgttttgtaCTTTCTCAATATTGAtgcctttttatattttgatgctGTAAGTGAAAATTCCCTCCTGTACCACTAATAAAGTGCTATCATATCGTATCttataagtgtgtttgtgtcggcAGCCTCTTGAAACTGAATCAGACCGTCCATCAGTGGACATCAGGTCTCAACATGTGTCACAGTTAATGCAGCTCAAAGTGCAAACTGGTTTTAAAACGATCCACTGTGTCATGACTGAAACATCACTTTTACACAGAGACAACGACCTTAAACtctccatttatttatttacattttatatgaacTTTATGCTTTTAAACTATactttcctgtctcctctccactgtcctgtcaataACGCAAGCAGTGAAAAGCCCAAAAAAAATAAGGGAGAGGCTGCCCCCCCCTCCGCCTTCCTGGATGGATGTGGATTTGGATGTGGGGTGGACAGAGTCTCAGCTAGACTACAACATTGTCCGAGATCCATACATGCCTCCTAGAGAGGAAATGTACGGAATCTCACAAATGATTATTCCTCCTTCCTCAGTGATGTCTTCCTGATGTGAAGGGGAGGAAAATGAACCAGGAGAGCTCACCTGCTTCTGTCACCGTTGGTAAgttttatgttaattttattATCCGGTTAAaatcatcagtgttttattttaatggtcCTTTTAAGGTCCTGCGTGAGTCAGCTGGTTtctggctgcagctctgctctggttcagctcaatcatttttgtctctctttcactaAACCTGCTTGTTGTGGAGCTTTCGCTTTGTTTCTTTAAcctctgttatttttatttcagtctgctgctgagcACTGAGGATAGTCACTGACATAATATGATGGCGACAGTGAGAAGATGCTGATTCATTGTTAAAAATCACGACGCGATCTTTTCTAAATAACGGAGCTCCGCTCGCTCCTATTTCCCATCGTTATTATCAACAACAGTTACACAGTGAAGTCAAACACGTTATTAATTCAGCgtcacactgtaaaacatgagACCATCCAGATCACAGCAGCGTTATATCAGAGCTCCTTCTTCTTCATTCAGTTCAAGGAGACATTAACATATTCACTGATGATTCTTTGTTACTGTGAGATGTTCACTGACATCTGACAACAACATAACATACAGCGGAGAATCTGTTCTGTAGAACTGGAACACTGGTGGAGTGAAGAGTTTGTCTTCTGGTGACATCTTGTGGTGGAAATACGTCACTGCAGTTTAGAGTTTCTGTTCATTATAACTGTTTGATGTCTTCTAGAGGATAAAACCAACTTAACATGACTGTAACTTTgatgtcatgtgtttgtgtctcttcagctctgtctcctctcacagGGAGAAGATGATCTGCTGGATCCTGCTGCTCATCAAACTGAcctcctgtgtctgtggttaGTTTCCTCCTTCACTTTATTCTCCACTAACTAATCACTAATCAATAATACAAGTCCTCAGTTTGTCTGCtcctcactttccctctctgtctcctcagcaggaACATTTGTAGTGAATGTGACCCAGACCTCCtatcaggcagaggagaacCACAACATCACACTGGACTGGACCTTCACCACCACAACTCACAGTTCAACCAACTCTGTTTCTATCCTCTGTGAACTGATCCTTGATCAGAAAACCTCAGTCCTGTTTCATCTCCATGAGGGTGTTGAagtctcagagtctcaggaTGAAGAGTTTTCAGGACGAGTCCAGTTTGACAAAGACGTCCTCAGAGAAGGACGAATCACACTTCATGTGTCCAGACTCAGGACTGAGGACTCAggtctgtacctgtgtgaggTCACCACAGAGTCCGGTTCAAGCTCTGACAAATGTCGACTCAACGTCACTGGTGAGTTGATTCAGTAGAACTcagtattatttttatatgtgatgatgtcacagaaacaaaaggGGATCCTCAAAATTACTAAAATTTCTGCcccaaatttcatgacaaccCGTCAGATAGAGTTAACTTTTATCAACACAGTTTTTCACAAGTCTTTAGGATTGTATTTAgtctttcttttccatttagAAAGATTCTACCTGCGTACCGGTGTAATATTTTCACTTCAGACAaatctctctgtcctttccaGCAGCTGTTGATCAGTCTGAATCTCAGAGACCAACTGAGAGACCAGAACCAGAGAGT
Protein-coding regions in this window:
- the LOC108873689 gene encoding uncharacterized protein LOC108873689 isoform X3, whose protein sequence is MFLHLEKSSWILMTDRRYRLRDRDKMIWIVVLLSLTSSVRGIFKRKTFYQAEENDNVTIRWDVHTKTDMSLTNLVCVFQSDIQKGFYQMIDGAEVPESQHQQFAGRVHCDRDGLREGQIRLHVSGITAEDSGRYWCDLAVNYDRTMNRWVLRASEMFVLNVSRTSGGDNAPKTEPPSHGGSRNPKGNPVKEQVFLAVFILFQTVTVVAAFVKLLKTPQRKDQNQDETCGTESSTVQQRDEVNVDIPDHSSRE
- the LOC108873689 gene encoding uncharacterized protein LOC108873689 isoform X2 — its product is MFLHLEKSSWILMTDRRYRLRDRDKMIWIVVLLSLTSSVRGIFKRKTFYQAEENDNVTIRWDVHTKTDMSLTNLVCVFQSDIQKGFYQMIDGAEVPESQHQQFAGRVHCDRDGLREGQIRLHVSGITAEDSGRYWCDLAVNYDRTMNRWVLRASEMFVLNVSRTSGGDNAPKTEPPSHGGSRNPKGNPVKEQVFLAVFILFQTVTVVAAFVKLLKTPQRKDQNQDETCGTESSTVQQRDEVNVDIPDHSSRE
- the LOC108873691 gene encoding butyrophilin-like protein 8 isoform X2; amino-acid sequence: MICWILLLIKLTSCVCAGTFVVNVTQTSYQAEENHNITLDWTFTTTTHSSTNSVSILCELILDQKTSVLFHLHEGVEVSESQDEEFSGRVQFDKDVLREGRITLHVSRLRTEDSGLYLCEVTTESGSSSDKCRLNVTAVDQSESQRPTERPEPESRGRIDLYVGLGLTAAGVAAAAAVAVLVRLCSASRRSIKSAD
- the LOC108873691 gene encoding butyrophilin-like protein 8 isoform X1, yielding MICWILLLIKLTSCVCAGTFVVNVTQTSYQAEENHNITLDWTFTTTTHSSTNSVSILCELILDQKTSVLFHLHEGVEVSESQDEEFSGRVQFDKDVLREGRITLHVSRLRTEDSGLYLCEVTTESGSSSDKCRLNVTAAVDQSESQRPTERPEPESRGRIDLYVGLGLTAAGVAAAAAVAVLVRLCSASRRSIKSAD